The Cyclobacteriaceae bacterium genome includes a region encoding these proteins:
- a CDS encoding S8 family serine peptidase — MIFRTSFFCALTIIGAFSTGSAQNSAPPSKDWFLLDPKNDHVQGLSTERTYDSLLKNLPSRTVIVAVLDGGVDIYHEDLKSIIWTNTKEIPDNGVDDDKNGYVDDVHGWNFIGGKNGNVNEDTYELTREYIRLNNIFGNVENDKVPKKQKADYEKFKTIKSKFERLRDKNKKEYDVYRGMYKNLRMSIDTLKSILKTDVLTKESLDTLKVSDPTLAFAKGFASTLLKRTAPGTDIEQVITELKEGVDYYKVIVEYGYNVDFDSRLIVGDDYNNKTEKYYGNNDVKGPDASHGTHVAGIIAADRKNNIGIKGIANNVLIMPVRTVPNGDERDKDIANAIRYAVDNGAQIINMSFGKGFSPEKNVVDDAVRYAEKKGVLIVHAAGNEAENNDKENNFPTRYFLDGKEAKNWLEIGASAWGNDDQLVADFSNYGKKSVDVFSPGLQIYSTTPENNYKEMSGTSMASPAATGVAAMLMSYFPDLSAVQVMDILKKSSRKFDGLKVQKPGGGKINFDDLSNTGGLINAYEAVKMAMELKGKKIEK, encoded by the coding sequence ATGATTTTTAGAACCTCATTTTTCTGCGCATTGACCATTATTGGTGCTTTTTCCACAGGATCAGCACAAAATTCTGCCCCTCCTTCAAAAGATTGGTTTCTTCTCGATCCTAAAAATGATCATGTCCAGGGTTTGAGTACGGAAAGAACATATGATTCGCTCCTTAAAAATCTCCCATCCCGTACCGTGATAGTAGCTGTGCTCGATGGCGGAGTTGATATATACCATGAGGATTTGAAGAGCATCATCTGGACCAATACTAAGGAGATTCCTGACAATGGCGTTGATGATGACAAGAACGGTTATGTCGATGACGTCCATGGCTGGAACTTCATTGGAGGAAAAAATGGCAATGTGAACGAGGACACCTACGAACTCACCCGGGAGTACATCCGACTCAACAACATATTCGGTAACGTTGAAAATGATAAAGTTCCCAAAAAGCAAAAAGCAGATTACGAGAAGTTTAAAACGATAAAAAGCAAATTCGAGCGTTTGCGCGATAAGAACAAAAAGGAATATGACGTCTATCGCGGTATGTATAAAAACTTACGAATGAGCATTGACACATTAAAGTCTATTCTCAAAACAGATGTGCTCACAAAAGAGAGCCTGGATACATTAAAAGTTTCCGATCCTACCCTTGCTTTCGCGAAAGGATTCGCTTCCACCCTTCTTAAACGAACCGCACCAGGCACAGATATAGAACAGGTTATTACTGAACTGAAAGAGGGAGTTGACTATTATAAAGTCATTGTTGAATATGGATATAATGTTGATTTTGATTCCAGGCTTATTGTTGGGGACGACTATAACAATAAGACGGAAAAATATTACGGCAATAATGATGTGAAAGGTCCGGATGCAAGCCACGGAACTCACGTTGCCGGGATCATTGCAGCTGACCGCAAGAACAATATCGGTATTAAGGGAATCGCCAACAACGTTCTCATTATGCCCGTTCGAACAGTGCCCAACGGAGATGAAAGAGATAAAGATATTGCCAATGCTATTCGCTATGCCGTTGACAATGGAGCACAGATCATCAACATGAGCTTTGGAAAGGGATTCTCACCTGAGAAAAATGTTGTTGATGATGCTGTACGCTATGCGGAAAAGAAGGGCGTCTTGATCGTTCACGCTGCGGGAAACGAGGCCGAGAACAACGACAAGGAAAATAATTTCCCAACACGCTATTTCCTGGATGGAAAAGAAGCGAAGAACTGGCTTGAGATCGGTGCGTCTGCCTGGGGCAATGATGACCAACTGGTCGCCGATTTTTCCAACTATGGGAAAAAATCTGTGGATGTTTTCTCTCCAGGTCTGCAGATCTATTCCACCACACCGGAAAATAATTACAAAGAAATGTCCGGCACCAGCATGGCGTCACCAGCCGCTACAGGGGTAGCCGCAATGCTCATGTCTTACTTCCCCGACCTCTCTGCAGTACAAGTGATGGATATCCTTAAGAAATCATCCCGGAAATTCGATGGATTGAAAGTTCAGAAGCCAGGCGGCGGAAAGATCAACTTTGATGATCTCAGTAATACCGGAGGATTGATCAACGCTTATGAAGCTGTGAAAATGGCGATGGAATTGAAAGGAAAGAAAATCGAGAAGTAA
- a CDS encoding Rrf2 family transcriptional regulator: MLSKKCKYAIHALVYLAERYQKGPVHIQDIAEAQKIPKKFLEAILLEMRNAKILHSKKGKGGGYYLYKRPEDVNMIEIIRLMDGAISLLPCVSLNYYEPCEECRDEVTCGIRDAFTNVRDETLKLLSKSTLAHIVKRERELGK; the protein is encoded by the coding sequence ATGCTATCTAAGAAGTGTAAATACGCCATCCACGCTCTTGTCTATCTTGCTGAGCGCTACCAAAAGGGTCCTGTACATATTCAGGATATTGCGGAGGCACAAAAGATTCCAAAAAAATTCCTGGAAGCGATTCTTCTGGAAATGCGCAACGCCAAAATTCTTCACAGTAAGAAAGGAAAAGGCGGAGGATACTATTTATACAAGCGACCCGAAGATGTGAATATGATAGAGATCATCCGGTTGATGGATGGTGCTATCTCACTGCTTCCCTGTGTATCTCTTAACTATTATGAACCCTGCGAGGAATGTCGTGATGAAGTCACCTGCGGTATACGCGATGCCTTTACCAACGTGCGTGATGAGACATTAAAATTGCTTTCAAAAAGTACCCTGGCGCATATTGTAAAGCGCGAACGCGAGCTCGGGAAATAG
- a CDS encoding peroxiredoxin encodes MAIRLGDIAPDFQAQTSEGTIQFHKWLGDGWGVLFSHPADFTPVCTTELGAVAKLRSEFDKRNVKVVALSTDSVEQHGKWIGDINETQNTVVNFPLIADPSFEVAKLYDMIHPEVSDKFTVRSVFVIGPDKKVKLTITYPAATGRNFDEIIRVIDSLQLTAKYSVATPANWKHGEDVIITAAVKDEEIAGRFPKGHTRVKPYLRTTPQPNI; translated from the coding sequence ATGGCAATTCGATTAGGAGACATTGCGCCGGATTTTCAGGCACAGACATCAGAAGGTACAATTCAATTTCACAAATGGTTGGGAGATGGATGGGGAGTATTGTTTTCTCATCCGGCGGATTTCACGCCTGTCTGCACGACAGAGCTTGGTGCCGTTGCAAAGCTTCGTTCGGAATTTGATAAAAGAAATGTGAAGGTTGTGGCCTTGAGTACAGATTCAGTAGAACAGCATGGTAAATGGATTGGTGATATCAATGAAACTCAGAATACAGTAGTGAATTTTCCATTGATTGCCGACCCTTCTTTTGAAGTAGCAAAGTTGTATGATATGATTCATCCGGAAGTGAGCGACAAGTTTACTGTGCGTTCTGTATTTGTGATCGGACCAGATAAAAAAGTAAAGCTCACCATTACATATCCTGCGGCTACCGGAAGAAATTTTGATGAGATCATTCGTGTAATTGACAGCCTTCAGCTTACAGCTAAGTATAGTGTAGCCACTCCGGCTAACTGGAAGCATGGAGAAGATGTTATCATCACTGCTGCTGTGAAAGACGAAGAGATTGCAGGAAGATTTCCAAAAGGTCATACTCGGGTGAAGCCTTACTTGAGAACTACCCCGCAGCCAAATATTTAA
- a CDS encoding DUF2834 domain-containing protein: protein MIKISVSKFTPLMWFYLMMAVAGAIVPWYFNLHQMMFGDQLFTMANYIGAGMENDFTSSITTDFFIGTTPVLVWMIVEARRMRIKGIGWYVVLTFVISFAFTCPLFLFNRERKLKTITQ, encoded by the coding sequence ATGATAAAGATTTCAGTTTCAAAATTCACACCGCTTATGTGGTTTTACCTTATGATGGCGGTGGCGGGCGCTATTGTTCCATGGTATTTCAATCTTCATCAAATGATGTTCGGCGATCAACTTTTTACCATGGCGAATTATATCGGTGCCGGAATGGAAAATGATTTCACCTCTTCCATTACAACAGATTTCTTTATTGGCACAACTCCTGTTCTGGTATGGATGATCGTAGAAGCGCGAAGAATGAGAATAAAAGGAATAGGGTGGTATGTAGTATTAACATTTGTAATTTCTTTTGCTTTCACTTGTCCTCTGTTCTTATTTAATCGTGAAAGAAAACTTAAGACCATCACTCAGTAG
- a CDS encoding NAD(P)-binding protein, whose product MKRFAIIGGGIGGLTLAIAMQRKGLNVTVYESAVKFKTVGAGITLASNAMKAFTEIGIAEDIMKAGKEIKAMAIKDDKGKVISFTDAEKLTADFGVVNNFTIHRAELHDVLAGLLIPGTIEFGKTCSDVIQHGRGVTIHFGDGSEAQAEYVIASDGIHSPIRRKLLPESSPRFSGYTCWRAVVSDLPEDFNSSEASESWGPGKRFGIVPLSNNRVYWFATLNARANDPIMRNASSEDLLHYFKDFHFPIPEILERTRDEQIIWSDIIDLKPIRKFAFERIVLMGDAAHATTPNMGQGACMAIEDAATLANGLMKYSPEETFIKFEASRIRRTTEIVKQSWNIGKIAQLENSLVISLRNGLFRKIPKSVIDKQMKSLYNVSFQL is encoded by the coding sequence ATGAAGAGATTTGCAATTATAGGTGGAGGAATTGGAGGACTGACGTTGGCGATTGCCATGCAGCGCAAGGGCTTGAACGTCACTGTTTACGAGAGCGCTGTAAAATTCAAAACAGTTGGTGCAGGAATTACTTTGGCATCAAATGCCATGAAAGCATTTACGGAAATTGGAATTGCAGAAGATATCATGAAAGCCGGGAAAGAGATTAAGGCAATGGCTATCAAGGATGATAAGGGAAAAGTTATCAGCTTCACAGATGCTGAAAAGCTGACAGCGGATTTCGGAGTCGTTAATAATTTCACTATTCATCGTGCAGAACTTCATGATGTTCTTGCCGGACTTTTAATACCTGGCACTATTGAATTCGGTAAAACCTGTTCAGATGTCATTCAGCATGGGAGAGGTGTAACCATTCACTTTGGTGACGGGAGTGAGGCACAAGCGGAGTATGTGATTGCCTCCGATGGAATTCATTCTCCTATCAGAAGAAAATTATTGCCGGAATCATCACCCCGCTTTTCAGGGTATACCTGCTGGCGTGCTGTAGTGAGTGATTTGCCGGAAGATTTTAATTCATCAGAAGCTTCAGAAAGCTGGGGACCTGGAAAACGTTTTGGTATTGTTCCGCTTAGCAACAATCGTGTTTATTGGTTTGCTACATTAAACGCAAGAGCAAATGATCCAATAATGCGCAATGCATCTTCTGAGGATCTGTTGCATTATTTCAAAGACTTTCATTTCCCTATTCCGGAGATTCTGGAACGCACAAGGGATGAGCAGATCATCTGGAGCGATATCATAGATCTGAAGCCGATCCGCAAATTCGCGTTTGAACGTATCGTGTTAATGGGTGATGCGGCGCATGCGACAACGCCAAATATGGGTCAGGGCGCATGTATGGCGATCGAAGATGCGGCAACACTCGCCAATGGGTTAATGAAATACAGTCCTGAAGAGACTTTTATAAAATTTGAAGCATCAAGAATCAGACGTACCACCGAAATTGTGAAGCAATCATGGAATATTGGTAAAATTGCGCAACTTGAAAACAGTCTGGTGATCTCTTTGCGAAATGGACTCTTCAGAAAAATTCCGAAAAGCGTAATTGACAAGCAGATGAAGTCCCTTTACAATGTTTCATTTCAACTATGA
- a CDS encoding histidine kinase, with protein MFHFNYDMNRFGPYIFIFIANCIAYAIRWGSGLFSTELNLVLFVIMFLLISALWESIRGVNIWLNKVMPFEQGIPKRIAVQLILGVVVALFIRFLVYYFGEPLLPVKLDSMFVATTWALYSIMSAAINSIFIVRFFIDRWKDSIIMAERLEKEKSIVQFDNLKNQLNPHFLFNALTSLNSLISENPTLASQFLHHMSRVYRYVLQNKDKNYVAIGTELEFISKYIFLVETRFRESIRIKVNVPASVYEKAIVPVTLQILIENAIKHNIVDSQRPLSIEIYTAGDYLIVGNNLQLRKIVETSNKQGLENLRSLYRFLTDKPIEIEETDQRFNIKIPLL; from the coding sequence ATGTTTCATTTCAACTATGATATGAATCGCTTTGGTCCCTATATTTTTATTTTCATTGCTAACTGCATTGCTTATGCAATCCGGTGGGGTTCTGGCTTATTTTCTACAGAGCTGAACCTGGTTCTTTTTGTCATTATGTTCCTCCTGATTTCGGCGCTTTGGGAATCGATTCGTGGGGTTAACATATGGCTTAATAAAGTGATGCCTTTTGAACAGGGTATTCCAAAAAGAATTGCAGTTCAGTTGATCCTGGGAGTGGTGGTAGCATTGTTCATTCGTTTTTTAGTGTACTATTTTGGAGAGCCGCTGTTGCCTGTTAAGCTCGACAGCATGTTTGTTGCGACAACGTGGGCTCTTTATTCAATAATGTCAGCTGCTATTAATTCAATATTTATCGTTCGGTTTTTTATTGACCGATGGAAGGATTCGATCATTATGGCAGAGCGTCTCGAAAAGGAAAAATCCATTGTTCAATTTGATAACTTGAAAAACCAGCTGAATCCGCATTTTCTTTTTAATGCATTGACTTCTTTGAATAGTCTGATCTCTGAGAATCCAACCCTTGCATCTCAATTCCTTCATCATATGTCGAGAGTGTATCGGTATGTTCTCCAGAATAAGGATAAAAACTACGTGGCGATTGGAACGGAACTGGAATTTATCAGTAAATATATTTTTTTAGTTGAGACACGATTCAGGGAATCGATCAGGATCAAAGTAAATGTTCCTGCATCGGTTTATGAGAAGGCTATTGTGCCGGTGACGCTGCAGATATTGATTGAGAATGCCATCAAGCACAACATCGTCGATTCCCAAAGACCTCTTTCTATAGAAATCTATACGGCCGGTGATTATTTAATCGTGGGCAATAACCTTCAATTGCGAAAGATCGTTGAGACTTCCAATAAACAAGGACTTGAGAATCTCAGATCTCTTTATCGTTTTCTTACGGATAAGCCCATTGAGATTGAAGAAACTGATCAACGATTTAATATTAAAATACCGCTACTCTAA
- a CDS encoding response regulator transcription factor: MKILIIEDEPLVAKDLENQVRKIQPDAELIGPLVSVQMSRKWFKENPLPDLILSDIQLSDGISFEIFESLHITCPIIFTTAYDEYAIRAFKLNSVDYLLKPVDSKELESALKKYKSMGVESTLSDQLKSMISTWGKDSSKRYKERFLSLQRNTLVPVTTAEIAFFHKEELIFIHTMGNEKFIGEHPTLDEIENLLDPDKFFRVNRQFIIHIQSVARIKSTHKGINVQLKAPFNNELEISREKAVAFKKWLG; encoded by the coding sequence ATGAAGATCCTCATTATTGAAGACGAACCATTGGTGGCAAAGGACCTTGAGAACCAGGTAAGAAAAATTCAGCCTGATGCTGAACTGATTGGGCCGTTGGTCAGCGTGCAAATGAGCAGGAAGTGGTTTAAGGAGAATCCCCTTCCGGACCTGATCCTTTCTGATATTCAGCTTTCAGATGGTATAAGTTTTGAGATTTTTGAATCGCTTCATATCACTTGTCCGATCATTTTCACAACTGCATATGACGAGTATGCTATTCGTGCATTTAAACTGAACAGCGTTGACTATTTATTAAAACCTGTTGATTCTAAAGAGTTGGAAAGTGCATTGAAAAAGTACAAGTCAATGGGTGTTGAAAGCACGTTGTCGGACCAACTTAAATCCATGATAAGTACATGGGGTAAGGATTCATCGAAACGTTATAAGGAGAGGTTCCTTTCGCTGCAGCGTAATACACTTGTTCCGGTCACTACTGCAGAGATAGCTTTTTTTCACAAGGAAGAGCTCATCTTCATTCACACGATGGGTAATGAAAAATTTATTGGAGAGCATCCAACACTTGATGAGATTGAAAATCTGCTGGATCCCGACAAGTTTTTCAGGGTGAATCGTCAGTTTATCATACACATCCAGAGTGTCGCCCGGATAAAGTCAACGCATAAGGGTATCAATGTTCAATTGAAAGCGCCATTTAATAATGAACTTGAGATCAGTCGCGAAAAAGCGGTAGCATTCAAGAAGTGGTTGGGATGA
- a CDS encoding Dabb family protein gives MKPSRRTFIGTILSAFTGLTFLSSFSPKSKKDNPMLTHHVFFWLKNPSSTEDRNKLIEGLKTLKKIESIRQIHIGLPADTEKREVVDNSYSVSELMFFDDAAGQKIYQDHPIHKKFVENCSMLWGKVIVYDSLNVL, from the coding sequence ATGAAGCCATCCCGCAGGACATTTATCGGAACCATCCTGTCAGCTTTTACTGGTTTGACATTCCTCAGCAGCTTCTCTCCAAAATCAAAAAAAGATAATCCTATGCTTACTCACCACGTTTTCTTTTGGCTGAAGAATCCTTCTTCGACCGAAGACCGTAATAAACTCATTGAAGGTCTCAAGACATTAAAAAAAATTGAAAGCATTCGACAGATTCACATTGGCTTGCCTGCAGATACGGAGAAGCGTGAAGTGGTCGATAACAGCTACAGCGTTTCAGAACTTATGTTCTTCGATGATGCAGCGGGTCAGAAAATCTACCAGGATCATCCTATCCATAAAAAGTTTGTAGAAAATTGCTCGATGCTGTGGGGGAAGGTGATTGTGTATGATTCCCTGAACGTATTATAA
- a CDS encoding branched-chain amino acid transaminase, which produces MYYNENTVLFLDGKFVKAAEAKMDLFSQTLHYGYGAFEGIRSYQTIHGVKIFKSHEHFERLKKSCELIGIPLSYSVEELTQLSYQVLEKNNLSNAYLRPLVFCSPNMSLDGPKDVSIMITAWDWGKYFRSSSLRICVSTVQRPNPKSVRMEAKATGHYVNSIMATMESKQRGFDEALMLDMNGFVAEGPGANFFFEKDGVLYTPPLGNILPGITRQTVIEICHELEIPVVEKYFRPEELFEADSAFFCGTAAEINAIESIEGQAFHKLWKKSLGSVVQEAYQSIVMDKSYSYVIV; this is translated from the coding sequence ATGTATTACAACGAAAACACAGTTCTTTTCCTCGATGGAAAGTTCGTGAAGGCAGCAGAGGCGAAGATGGATTTGTTCAGTCAAACCCTTCATTACGGCTATGGCGCATTTGAAGGAATCCGTTCTTACCAGACCATTCATGGTGTAAAGATTTTTAAATCCCATGAGCATTTTGAAAGATTGAAAAAGAGTTGTGAACTCATTGGCATTCCATTAAGCTACAGTGTTGAAGAACTCACTCAACTTTCATATCAGGTACTTGAGAAAAATAACCTTTCTAATGCTTACCTGCGTCCCCTTGTATTTTGCAGTCCCAACATGTCTCTTGATGGACCGAAAGATGTGTCGATCATGATCACAGCCTGGGACTGGGGAAAATATTTCAGAAGTTCCTCATTACGCATTTGCGTTTCTACGGTTCAAAGACCGAACCCTAAATCTGTCAGGATGGAAGCAAAGGCCACCGGGCACTATGTCAATTCCATCATGGCTACTATGGAATCAAAGCAACGTGGCTTTGATGAAGCGTTGATGCTGGACATGAATGGATTTGTAGCAGAAGGTCCGGGAGCCAATTTCTTCTTTGAGAAGGATGGAGTGCTCTATACCCCACCGCTTGGAAATATTCTTCCAGGGATTACTCGTCAGACTGTAATTGAAATTTGTCACGAACTTGAAATACCTGTCGTTGAAAAGTATTTCAGACCGGAAGAATTGTTTGAGGCTGACAGCGCCTTTTTCTGTGGAACGGCAGCGGAAATAAATGCGATCGAATCAATTGAAGGACAGGCTTTCCATAAACTTTGGAAAAAATCTCTTGGGTCTGTCGTGCAGGAGGCATATCAAAGCATTGTGATGGACAAGAGTTATAGCTATGTGATTGTGTAA